The nucleotide window GTGTTTAAGACATACTTAATTCAAAAGCAGGTATGGGGTGCAACCCCATACACCCGTAGGGTGTCATTCAGAGCCGAAGGCGTGGAATCTGTCTGGAAGTCCCTTCGATATGCCGCGCTACGCTCGGCTGCTCAGGGTGAACGAAAAAGGGGATCCGCTTCCCTGAGCAAGCCGTTCAGGCATGAATTAAGGCTTACTCGATTACAACGTAACGTTAAAGGCCAAACCCATCCGTCCTGATCCCCCAGCATCCTCTGATTGACAGGCGGGGGGGTGGGGTGCTACAATTTTGGGTGTAAATATAGTATAAAAGGTTCAATATCTGAGTTGGAGGGGCGCCTTGATTGATACCAGTGATTTCCGTAATGGCATGCATATTATCCTCGATAGGGATATCTATACAATCGTTGAGTTTCAACATGTGAAGCCCGGCAAGGGTGGGGCGTTTGTGCGTACTCGGCTCAAGAAATTGACTACAGGGCAGGCGCTTGAAAAGACCTTCCGCGCTGGCGAGAAGATGGAACAGGCGATGGTCGAGCGCACGAAAATGGTTTACTTATATCGGCAAGGCGATGAATACGTCTTAATGGATCAGGAAAGTTACGAACAGATACCGATCAGTATCGCGATGCTAGGCGATCAGGCGAAGTACCTCAAAGAAGAGATGGAATTGACCGTTCTCACCGGTGATGGCGTGATGCTTGGGGTGGAAGCGCCCACTTTTGTTGAGTTGGAGGTTGTCGAGACCGATCCGACCTTCAAGGGCGATACAGTCTCCGGCGGCGGCAAACCCGCTAAGCTGGAGACAGGCGCTATCATTAATGTTCCCTTCTTTGTTGAAGTTGGCGACGTAGTTAAGGTCGATACGCGCACGGATTCTTATCTTGAACGCGTGAAGAAGTAATAGGTTTCTTCTGCGGAGGAATTGAATGAGAGGACCGTCCTCTTCGGACTATGAATCGGGGGAGTACGATCCACGCGCTCCTTGGCAACGTACACTTGACGATGTAGCGCGGTGGTTATTTTACATCTCACTAGGCGCGGCGTTTGGCGCGTTAGCCTATTTGGTATGGGCGATAGTCAACTTTGCCGGAGTGCCGGGTGATTTTCGTCCTGAAGATGCCGCTCGGCTTAAGAACGGCATAGCCCTCGTTGGTCAGGTTTATCTTCTCGCCACCATTATTCTCGTCCTTTCAGTCTCCTGGCTTTTCCATGAGAAAGACTTCGTTGGCTATATCTTTTTGGGGGCAGGTTGTGTTGTCTATTGGGGCTTGCCGTTTGTACTTCAAGCGCTTTTGCAAAAGCCCATCGGTGTTCACGCAAAGCCGCTGAGCGGAGCTGCTTTCGAACAGATACAGCTAGCCCTTTGGGTCTACTTAGTTCCGGCAATCTTTCTAATTATTGCCGATCTTGTTAAGCGTATCGCTTTGGGGCCGAGTAGAGGGATGCGCGATTTAACTTATGGGGCAGGTCTTCTTAGAGAAGAGGACATCAAGCAGCGGTTCCTAGGTAAGTGTTGGCAGCTTCCTTTTTGCACCAAAAATATGCGGATGCGGTGCCCGATTTATCACGCGAGGCGCCATTGCTGGCGGGAGAAGGTTGGATGTTTGTGCGAACCTAACAGCATTCGCGAGGCAATGAAAAACGTAACGGTTTTCACGCGTGATAGGGAGACGAATGCACATTTCATCCCATACAATCGTATCTTGGGCGGACCGGCTAAGCGCGAACGCTGCCGCAATTGTGCGATATACGAATCTCATCAGCTTCAAAAGTATCAGGTGCTGTCCCCGATAGCTATTTTTGCGGTGATCGCTTTGGCCTATCTAAAGCACAGTTTTCTTCTTACCGTCATGGTTGGATGGTTGGGCAAAATTGACCAACTCATGAGGCATTTGTCGATATTTCCTTCGCAACAGAATACAAAAGGGGCGGAAACTATGGCGGATATGATGCAAAATGCAAGTTGGGCTGCCGAATTGATGTACTTGTGTTTGGTATTGTTAGCCGTGTCGTACTCAATCAAGGGTCTTGAATGGCTCATGTTTAAGGTGCAGATTTAATGAAAGCGGATTTGAACAAAATTGAAGCTCTCGTGAAGATAGCCGAGGAAGCAGATTTGAGCGAAGTAAGTGTGACGGCTCCAAGTGGGAAAGTGGTGATCAAACGACTTCGAACCGCCTTTGAGTCCGTCGTGAGCGATCCGGAGCAGGCGCCGATTGAACTTGAATATGAACCTGAAACGGCGCATGTCGTCCCGATCGAGGTTGTAGCTCCGATGGTTGGTTTCTTCCGACCTACTGCTGATCCTATCATGGTAGGGGATGAGTTGGACCCGGGTGACGTCGTGGGTTATATCGAATCGCTGACTTTGATGAATGAGATTACAGTTACAGAGGGTGGGCGAGTCGTTGATATTCTGGTCGAACCTGGCGCGGCTGTGGAATATGGTCAGCCATTGTTCTTGTTGGAACCCGAGTAACTTGGAGGAAACAATAT belongs to bacterium and includes:
- the efp gene encoding elongation factor P yields the protein MIDTSDFRNGMHIILDRDIYTIVEFQHVKPGKGGAFVRTRLKKLTTGQALEKTFRAGEKMEQAMVERTKMVYLYRQGDEYVLMDQESYEQIPISIAMLGDQAKYLKEEMELTVLTGDGVMLGVEAPTFVELEVVETDPTFKGDTVSGGGKPAKLETGAIINVPFFVEVGDVVKVDTRTDSYLERVKK
- a CDS encoding biotin/lipoyl-containing protein, translated to MKADLNKIEALVKIAEEADLSEVSVTAPSGKVVIKRLRTAFESVVSDPEQAPIELEYEPETAHVVPIEVVAPMVGFFRPTADPIMVGDELDPGDVVGYIESLTLMNEITVTEGGRVVDILVEPGAAVEYGQPLFLLEPE